From the genome of Thermogutta terrifontis, one region includes:
- a CDS encoding L,D-transpeptidase family protein has protein sequence METIKTIGVLVVLLVVGYLGYKAVTTPPPTPPRDDDAHPPPATSNLNVPIPELPAELAQHSGNAPAAGSQPMSGAASDANQVAAGRQPPPAFMGGTVPSSSDPSPASSPNVAGDGSRNKDGQMASLTPQAAVASAMSRPPADVLSPAGAIGMPDVSNTAGNANPRTGEQQPPDSSGSPSAGDIGQSGIRKEFAEFLEAAYRKLDRGEFSQVHTVLTAWYADPRLTPQEDAQLTDLLDQVAGTVVFSRQHLLEKPYIVQPGDTLQSIAERYNVTPELLAKINGIAKPEDLVPGMTLKVLRGPFDAVIYLHRRELVLMLQGKYAGRFRIGIGTDARQCEGSYQVREKTRFPRYFSDSGVYEAGDPRNPLGPKWIGLEGRLGIHSTDDPAQFDNPQAPGSIFVSAKDMEDLFDILTIGSRVTVLP, from the coding sequence ATGGAAACGATCAAAACCATCGGCGTCCTGGTCGTTCTGCTCGTCGTTGGGTATCTCGGTTACAAAGCCGTAACGACTCCCCCGCCAACGCCTCCCCGTGACGATGACGCCCATCCGCCACCTGCCACGAGTAATCTCAATGTACCCATCCCGGAATTGCCCGCGGAACTGGCACAGCACTCGGGAAATGCCCCCGCCGCAGGCAGTCAACCAATGAGCGGGGCCGCTTCCGATGCAAATCAGGTAGCGGCCGGCAGACAGCCACCCCCGGCGTTTATGGGAGGAACAGTTCCTTCCTCGAGCGACCCATCTCCAGCTTCCTCCCCGAATGTTGCTGGAGATGGAAGTCGGAATAAAGACGGCCAGATGGCTTCCCTGACCCCGCAAGCAGCCGTTGCCAGCGCGATGAGCCGGCCACCCGCAGACGTCCTGAGCCCGGCGGGAGCAATCGGGATGCCCGACGTTTCTAATACCGCAGGGAATGCGAATCCCAGGACCGGGGAACAGCAACCGCCGGATTCTTCGGGTTCTCCATCAGCGGGTGACATTGGGCAAAGCGGGATCCGCAAAGAATTTGCTGAATTCCTGGAAGCCGCTTACCGGAAACTGGATCGGGGAGAATTCTCTCAGGTCCATACGGTGCTCACGGCCTGGTACGCTGATCCCCGGTTGACTCCCCAGGAAGACGCGCAACTGACGGATTTACTTGACCAGGTGGCGGGCACCGTCGTTTTTTCCCGCCAGCATTTGTTGGAAAAGCCGTATATCGTTCAGCCGGGGGATACCCTCCAGTCGATTGCCGAACGCTACAACGTCACGCCCGAACTGCTCGCCAAAATCAACGGCATCGCCAAGCCAGAAGACCTCGTTCCCGGGATGACGCTGAAAGTTCTTCGCGGACCGTTTGATGCCGTCATTTATCTCCACCGACGGGAACTCGTTCTCATGTTGCAGGGCAAATATGCTGGTCGATTCCGCATCGGAATCGGAACCGATGCCCGTCAGTGTGAAGGGAGCTATCAGGTCCGCGAGAAGACTCGGTTTCCCCGGTATTTCAGCGACTCTGGTGTTTATGAGGCGGGAGACCCGCGGAACCCGCTGGGGCCGAAGTGGATCGGCCTGGAAGGACGCCTGGGAATTCACAGCACAGACGATCCCGCCCAATTTGATAACCCCCAGGCCCCTGGTTCGATCTTTGTTTCCGCCAAGGACATGGAGGACCTTTTTGACATTCTGACGATCGGATCGCGAGTGACCGTGCTGCCGTAA
- the pyrE gene encoding orotate phosphoribosyltransferase has product MYDREQLHRLIREKALRFGQFTLASGKTSTFYLDCKQVTLDPEGARLIGEGFLDLLSESRPDAIGGLAIGADPITAAVVTMSAVRKTPIRGFMVRKEPKGHGTQQFIEGPVFPGDRVAIVEDVITTGGSALKAVERAEAYGLKVVQVLGIIDRLEGGSEEFRRRGLPFASLFTIRDFGIEPA; this is encoded by the coding sequence ATGTACGATCGAGAACAATTGCACCGTTTGATTCGTGAAAAGGCACTCCGCTTCGGCCAATTCACGCTGGCATCGGGCAAAACATCAACATTTTATCTGGACTGCAAGCAGGTCACGCTTGACCCCGAAGGGGCCCGGCTCATTGGGGAAGGTTTTCTGGACCTGCTTTCCGAGTCTCGGCCGGACGCCATCGGAGGCCTGGCTATCGGGGCCGATCCGATCACCGCCGCGGTGGTCACGATGTCGGCGGTTCGCAAAACACCCATTCGCGGATTTATGGTGCGGAAAGAACCGAAAGGTCATGGCACCCAACAGTTCATCGAAGGACCAGTTTTTCCGGGCGATCGAGTGGCTATCGTTGAGGATGTCATCACCACGGGAGGTTCCGCGCTCAAGGCGGTTGAGCGGGCGGAAGCGTACGGTTTGAAAGTCGTCCAGGTGCTGGGGATCATCGACAGGTTGGAGGGAGGATCGGAGGAGTTCCGGCGACGGGGACTACCGTTTGCCAGTCTTTTTACGATCCGTGATTTCGGCATTGAACCAGCATAG
- the glnA gene encoding type I glutamate--ammonia ligase, whose translation MTPKEVIAFCREKGVKSVDLRFMDFPGVWQHFTIPVTALTEDVFEDGLGFDGSSIRGWQRINESDMLVLPQPDTAALDPFAEIPTLMMICNIQDPVTREDYSRDPRNVARKAVNYLKSLGIADTCYVGPEVEFFIFDDIRYDQTSHCGYYFVDSVEGEWNRGRDEKPNLGYKLRHKEGYFPVPPADQMFNIRNEMMQLMIECGVPVEAQHHEVATAGQSEIDLRFDELVTMADRVMVYKYIVKNVARRHNKVAVFMPKPIFGDNGSGMHTHLSLWKKGQPLFAGSGYAGLSDIALYAIGGLLKHAPALCAFTNPTTNSYKRLVPGYEAPVNLAYSQRNRSAAIRIPMYSANPKAKRIEFRCPDPSCNPYLAFAAMLMAMIDGIQNKIHPGDPLDKDIYDLPPEELQNIPKTPGSLEEALNALRNDHEFLLRGDVFTPDVIDTWIWYKMTNEVDAIRLRPHPYEFCLYADI comes from the coding sequence ATGACCCCTAAGGAAGTCATCGCATTCTGCCGGGAGAAAGGCGTCAAGTCAGTTGACCTGCGGTTTATGGATTTTCCGGGCGTGTGGCAGCATTTCACAATCCCGGTGACCGCACTTACCGAGGATGTTTTCGAAGATGGGCTTGGATTCGATGGCTCGAGCATCCGGGGATGGCAGCGGATTAACGAGAGCGACATGCTGGTCCTGCCTCAGCCCGACACGGCCGCTCTGGACCCATTCGCGGAGATTCCCACGCTCATGATGATCTGCAACATTCAGGACCCCGTGACCCGCGAGGACTATTCCCGGGATCCACGGAATGTTGCCCGCAAGGCGGTCAACTACCTCAAAAGCCTTGGCATTGCGGATACCTGTTACGTTGGTCCGGAGGTGGAATTCTTCATTTTCGACGACATTCGCTACGATCAGACCTCGCACTGTGGATATTACTTTGTGGACAGTGTGGAAGGTGAATGGAACCGCGGGCGAGACGAGAAGCCCAATTTAGGCTATAAGCTGCGACATAAGGAAGGCTATTTCCCGGTGCCGCCCGCCGACCAGATGTTTAATATCCGCAATGAAATGATGCAACTGATGATTGAATGCGGGGTTCCCGTGGAAGCCCAGCACCATGAAGTGGCCACGGCTGGTCAATCTGAAATCGATTTGCGTTTCGACGAGCTCGTGACCATGGCCGACCGCGTGATGGTTTACAAGTACATCGTCAAGAACGTGGCGCGGCGGCATAACAAGGTGGCTGTCTTCATGCCCAAGCCGATCTTCGGGGACAACGGCTCCGGGATGCACACCCACCTCTCCCTGTGGAAGAAAGGGCAGCCGCTTTTCGCGGGAAGCGGTTACGCTGGGCTGTCCGATATCGCACTTTACGCGATTGGTGGCCTGTTGAAACACGCGCCGGCACTTTGCGCCTTCACAAATCCAACCACCAACAGCTACAAGCGGCTTGTACCGGGATATGAAGCTCCGGTCAATCTCGCCTACTCCCAGAGGAATCGTTCGGCGGCCATCCGCATTCCCATGTACAGTGCCAATCCCAAGGCCAAACGGATCGAGTTCCGATGTCCCGATCCATCGTGCAACCCCTATCTGGCCTTTGCTGCCATGCTGATGGCCATGATCGACGGGATTCAGAACAAGATCCATCCCGGGGATCCGCTCGATAAGGACATCTACGATCTTCCGCCGGAGGAACTTCAGAACATTCCCAAGACGCCAGGGTCGCTGGAAGAAGCACTCAACGCCCTGCGGAATGATCACGAATTTCTATTGCGGGGTGATGTATTCACACCGGACGTGATCGACACCTGGATCTGGTACAAGATGACGAACGAAGTGGACGCTATTCGCTTGCGTCCGCACCCCTATGAATTCTGCCTCTACGCGGATATTTGA
- a CDS encoding DUF1559 domain-containing protein encodes MTKSPQLLLRKGFTLVELLVVIAIIGILIALLLPAVQAAREAARRSQCTNNLKQLGLAIHNFHDVNNVFPIGQPDDDNDNYAWGAYILPYVEQKQMYDTLVSGGAALVYIPGGDNLKVHGAIREIPGVSPALPTGHPVRSTDTYNWWTQVRNNHGNPTGANNQGAKTIISVYICPSDVLPKQDNNGYGKSNYCCCLGGDTPWYVQLTTGGGPSWSQPSGASGQNGMFRLAQTNDYHYVTTFADITDGSSNVIAIGEVSESGNVTRTMIDRVFPLWAGGNNDWAGQWRISSWARVAGQYTPINSKDTTPVVNITLSDFAFGSKHPGGANFLFGDGSVHFLSETIDTVLYERLAAINDGNPVQVP; translated from the coding sequence ATGACGAAGTCTCCGCAACTCTTATTACGCAAAGGGTTTACGCTCGTCGAGCTCCTTGTGGTGATCGCCATCATTGGGATCTTGATCGCCCTCCTGCTGCCGGCGGTCCAGGCAGCACGCGAAGCGGCGCGCCGGAGCCAGTGCACCAACAATCTCAAGCAACTGGGTCTGGCCATTCACAATTTCCACGATGTGAACAACGTATTTCCGATCGGTCAGCCGGACGACGACAACGACAACTACGCGTGGGGTGCGTACATCCTCCCCTACGTGGAGCAGAAACAGATGTACGACACGCTGGTGAGTGGCGGTGCGGCCCTGGTGTACATCCCCGGGGGTGACAACCTCAAAGTACACGGGGCCATTCGGGAGATTCCGGGAGTTTCCCCGGCATTACCCACTGGCCACCCGGTGCGTAGCACGGACACCTACAACTGGTGGACGCAGGTTCGTAACAACCACGGTAATCCGACCGGTGCCAACAATCAGGGTGCTAAAACCATCATCAGCGTGTACATCTGCCCGAGCGACGTTCTGCCTAAGCAGGACAACAACGGCTACGGGAAATCCAACTACTGCTGCTGCCTGGGTGGCGATACCCCCTGGTATGTTCAATTGACCACGGGTGGTGGTCCAAGCTGGTCGCAGCCCAGCGGGGCTTCTGGTCAGAACGGCATGTTCCGGCTGGCACAGACGAACGACTACCATTACGTGACAACCTTCGCAGACATTACGGACGGTTCCAGCAATGTCATCGCGATCGGAGAAGTATCGGAATCAGGGAACGTTACCCGGACGATGATCGACCGCGTTTTCCCGCTGTGGGCAGGTGGTAACAACGACTGGGCGGGTCAATGGCGGATCTCCTCCTGGGCTCGTGTCGCGGGTCAGTACACCCCGATCAACAGCAAAGATACCACCCCCGTCGTAAACATTACCCTCTCGGACTTCGCGTTTGGCAGCAAGCATCCGGGTGGTGCTAATTTCCTGTTTGGTGACGGTTCCGTGCATTTCCTCTCCGAGACAATCGACACGGTCCTCTACGAGCGGCTGGCCGCCATCAACGACGGTAACCCGGTTCAGGTTCCGTAA
- a CDS encoding PQQ-binding-like beta-propeller repeat protein: protein MMSQRFFIILTALIGLGLSALPSAVMKSVYADDWPQWRGPNRDGVWRETGIIDRFDGPEIKLRWRAKISGGYSGPTVADGRVFVTDRLTEPEEQERVLAFDVRTGRPLWVFSYPCPYKNVTYRTGPRASVTIHEGLAYALGTMGHLLCLEAATGKVVWKKIPGVDWEVRVPTWGVAAAPLVVGDLLIVQIGAREGCVVALDRKTGEVRWTALEDDASYSAPIAIRQGEHDVVVVWTGERLAGLEAHTGRILWEVPFTHRRWIDAIISPVFDPASGRLFISCFDDGSLMLQLDPERLTVKKLWARKGKNEIETDALHCLMSSPILELNWIYGVDSYGQFRCLDAKNGDRIWENTTLTSQLRWGTLHMVQQADRVWMFNDQGELIIARLSPQGIDIISRARLLRPTRGQLPRGEGVTWSHPAFAGRHVFNRNDEELVCADLSADAQ from the coding sequence ATGATGTCCCAGAGGTTTTTCATTATTCTTACGGCGCTGATCGGACTTGGCCTTTCTGCACTGCCTTCAGCCGTGATGAAAAGCGTGTACGCAGACGACTGGCCTCAATGGCGGGGTCCCAATCGGGATGGCGTCTGGCGGGAAACGGGGATTATCGATCGTTTCGATGGCCCGGAAATCAAGTTACGCTGGCGGGCCAAAATATCCGGTGGATATTCAGGACCCACGGTGGCCGATGGCCGGGTCTTTGTGACAGATCGTCTCACAGAACCCGAAGAACAGGAGCGCGTATTGGCGTTCGATGTCCGCACGGGAAGACCTCTTTGGGTATTTTCCTATCCATGCCCTTATAAAAACGTCACCTACCGGACCGGCCCCCGCGCGTCTGTCACAATTCACGAGGGTCTGGCCTACGCGCTGGGGACCATGGGCCATCTCCTATGTTTGGAGGCGGCTACGGGAAAAGTGGTTTGGAAGAAAATACCAGGCGTCGACTGGGAGGTCCGTGTGCCTACCTGGGGCGTGGCCGCCGCTCCATTGGTGGTGGGTGACTTGCTCATCGTGCAGATCGGGGCTCGCGAGGGTTGTGTTGTCGCGCTGGATCGAAAGACAGGAGAAGTCCGCTGGACCGCGCTGGAAGACGACGCGTCCTACTCCGCCCCCATTGCCATACGCCAGGGAGAGCACGATGTGGTTGTCGTGTGGACTGGCGAGCGCCTGGCCGGATTGGAAGCTCACACCGGTCGAATCCTGTGGGAGGTCCCTTTCACCCATCGTCGTTGGATTGACGCCATCATTTCGCCTGTGTTTGATCCTGCCAGCGGTCGCCTGTTCATCAGTTGTTTCGATGATGGGTCGCTGATGCTTCAGCTCGACCCAGAACGTTTGACCGTAAAGAAACTTTGGGCGCGGAAGGGGAAGAACGAAATTGAGACTGACGCCCTCCACTGCCTGATGTCCAGCCCGATTCTGGAATTGAACTGGATTTACGGAGTGGACAGCTACGGGCAATTTCGCTGTCTGGACGCCAAAAATGGAGACCGAATTTGGGAAAACACCACATTAACCTCTCAGTTGCGGTGGGGCACGCTCCACATGGTCCAGCAGGCGGATCGCGTGTGGATGTTCAACGATCAGGGAGAACTCATCATTGCACGCTTGTCCCCCCAGGGTATCGATATCATCTCGCGTGCCCGGCTCCTGCGTCCCACCAGGGGACAACTTCCCCGGGGAGAGGGAGTCACCTGGTCTCATCCGGCTTTCGCAGGCCGACACGTGTTCAACCGGAATGACGAGGAACTGGTGTGTGCAGACCTGTCGGCCGACGCTCAATAA
- a CDS encoding fumarylacetoacetate hydrolase family protein, protein MRLVSYVSPEGPRAAIVRDGEIVDLHQNEPALPTDLGAVLAMGEDAWSFLRRVEDQGKALGETVRLTAPIPKPRKVICVGLNYADHAAETGATPPPEPVIFNKFPTTIIGPEEAIHLPSDSREVDYEAELVVVIGRSGRRIPEQEAMNYVAGYMCGNDVSARDWQLKKPGGQWLLGKSFDTFAPTGPHLVTKDEIENPHDLGIRLILNGNVMQDSRTSQFIFSIPRLIAYVSRVCTLEPGDLIFTGTPGGVGFTRNPPVFLRAGDVVEVEIEGIGKLSNPVVASRLADA, encoded by the coding sequence ATGCGGTTAGTTTCCTACGTCTCACCCGAGGGGCCTCGGGCAGCGATTGTCCGTGATGGCGAGATTGTGGATCTCCATCAAAATGAACCGGCTCTGCCCACGGATCTTGGCGCGGTTCTTGCCATGGGAGAAGATGCCTGGTCGTTTCTCAGAAGGGTGGAGGACCAGGGAAAGGCTCTTGGCGAAACCGTGCGGCTAACAGCCCCCATTCCCAAACCCCGAAAAGTTATCTGTGTGGGTCTCAACTACGCGGACCACGCTGCCGAGACGGGCGCCACACCGCCGCCCGAGCCCGTCATCTTCAATAAGTTTCCCACCACCATCATCGGGCCAGAGGAAGCCATCCATCTGCCCAGCGACTCCCGCGAGGTCGACTATGAGGCAGAACTGGTCGTCGTTATCGGGCGGAGTGGCCGTCGGATTCCAGAACAGGAGGCCATGAATTATGTGGCGGGGTACATGTGTGGCAATGACGTGTCGGCACGGGACTGGCAACTCAAAAAGCCGGGGGGCCAGTGGCTGCTCGGCAAATCCTTTGACACGTTCGCTCCCACCGGACCGCACCTGGTGACCAAGGACGAAATCGAGAATCCGCACGACCTGGGCATTCGGCTCATTCTCAATGGAAACGTCATGCAGGACTCGCGGACGAGCCAGTTCATTTTTTCGATTCCGCGGCTTATCGCGTACGTGTCCCGTGTCTGCACTCTGGAGCCCGGCGACCTCATCTTCACGGGGACCCCCGGCGGTGTTGGCTTTACGAGAAATCCCCCCGTCTTTTTAAGGGCGGGCGATGTTGTGGAGGTGGAGATCGAAGGGATCGGCAAGCTGAGCAACCCGGTGGTGGCAAGTCGACTGGCAGACGCGTGA
- a CDS encoding glycosyltransferase codes for MTEELVRQGHEVTLFASGDSVTSAELVPCIDRAIRLNPRVKEPLPYMLMQLERVRQRASEFDILHFHVDLIHFPLFRDIAHKTVTTLHGRLDLSDLKPFFWEFQHMPVVSISNDQRRPIPFANWVGTVYHGLPADVCLFNPNPKGDYVAFLGRISPEKRPDRAIEIARRAGMKIKIAAKVDKADLQYFRECIEPLLSQPHVEFVGEIGQNAKPELRGLRELGKRRSEYQRRLRPSRVCQSTCHHRVAQLADPFDLHLHNIARP; via the coding sequence CTGACAGAAGAACTCGTCCGGCAGGGTCACGAAGTGACGCTCTTCGCCAGCGGCGACTCCGTCACATCGGCAGAACTCGTCCCCTGCATTGATCGTGCCATTCGCTTGAATCCACGAGTCAAGGAACCTCTTCCGTACATGCTCATGCAACTGGAGCGTGTGCGGCAGCGAGCCAGCGAGTTCGACATCCTGCATTTTCATGTCGATTTAATCCACTTCCCCCTGTTCCGCGATATCGCCCACAAGACCGTGACCACGCTTCACGGCCGCCTGGATCTTTCCGATTTGAAACCGTTTTTCTGGGAATTTCAGCACATGCCGGTGGTTTCCATCTCGAACGATCAGCGGCGGCCAATACCGTTCGCGAATTGGGTAGGCACGGTTTACCATGGTCTGCCTGCAGACGTGTGCCTCTTCAATCCGAATCCGAAGGGGGACTATGTGGCCTTTCTGGGGCGAATTTCTCCGGAGAAACGACCAGATCGCGCGATTGAGATCGCCCGGCGCGCAGGCATGAAAATCAAGATCGCCGCCAAGGTGGACAAGGCCGATTTGCAGTATTTCCGAGAATGCATCGAGCCGCTCCTGTCACAACCCCACGTGGAATTCGTCGGCGAGATTGGGCAGAACGCAAAACCCGAGCTCCGAGGGCTTCGCGAATTGGGTAAACGGAGATCGGAGTATCAGCGGCGGCTGCGGCCATCACGCGTCTGCCAGTCGACTTGCCACCACCGGGTTGCTCAGCTTGCCGATCCCTTCGATCTCCACCTCCACAACATCGCCCGCCCTTAA
- the acs gene encoding acetate--CoA ligase gives MSQAGIVNVMKETRVFPPPPEFSAKARIKSMEQYREMWQRAKDDPEGFWGEYAKELHWFKPYEKVLEWNEPFATWFKNGQTNVSYNCLDVHLNTWRRNKVAYIWEGEPGDVRVLTYEMLHREVCKFASVLKSLGIQKGDRVSIYMPMVPELPIAMLACARIGAIHSVVFGGFAAEALAERNNDAQAKLLITADGGWRRGKIVPLKENADRAMEKSPTIQKCIVLKRTGQEINMVDGRDLWWHELMKDASANCPAEPMDSEAPLFLLYTSGSTGKPKGVKHTTAGYNLYAKKTMEWVFDIRDEDVYWCTADIGWITGHTYIVYGPLSAGATIVMYEGAPDWPGYDRWWDIIERYKVNILYTAPTAIRTFIKWGDEHVEKHDLSSLRLLGSVGEGINPEAWMWYYEKIGGGRCPIVDTWWQTETGGIMISPLPGCTPLKPGSATFPLPGVVPEVVGEDGKPVPVGVGGWLVITQPWPGMLRGIWGDDERYKRQYWSDVPHKYLAGDNARIDEDGYIWIMGRIDDVLNVSGHRLSTIEVESALVSHPAVAEAAAVGRPHEIKGEAICAFVTLAEGYEPSDALRQELKNHVRQQIGALAVPDDIRFTTALPKTRSGKIMRRLLRDIAAGRETVGDTSTLEDYSVLARLRAGEE, from the coding sequence ATGTCGCAGGCCGGGATTGTTAACGTGATGAAGGAAACCCGGGTATTTCCGCCCCCGCCCGAGTTTTCAGCCAAGGCCCGCATCAAGTCGATGGAACAATATCGTGAAATGTGGCAACGGGCCAAGGATGATCCAGAGGGCTTCTGGGGCGAGTACGCCAAAGAGCTCCATTGGTTCAAGCCCTACGAAAAAGTTCTGGAATGGAACGAACCCTTTGCCACCTGGTTCAAGAACGGCCAAACAAACGTCTCCTACAACTGTCTCGATGTGCATCTCAATACGTGGCGGCGCAACAAGGTCGCCTACATCTGGGAGGGTGAACCCGGCGACGTCCGCGTCCTCACCTATGAAATGCTCCATCGCGAGGTGTGCAAGTTTGCCAGTGTCCTCAAGAGTCTGGGTATCCAGAAAGGGGACCGCGTTTCCATTTACATGCCGATGGTCCCTGAATTACCCATCGCCATGCTGGCATGTGCGAGGATTGGGGCCATCCACTCGGTCGTGTTCGGCGGATTTGCTGCAGAGGCACTGGCGGAACGGAACAACGACGCCCAGGCGAAGCTTCTCATTACAGCCGACGGTGGCTGGCGGCGCGGCAAGATCGTGCCGCTGAAAGAGAATGCCGATCGGGCGATGGAAAAGTCTCCCACGATCCAGAAGTGCATCGTTCTCAAGCGGACGGGTCAAGAAATCAACATGGTGGACGGCCGTGACCTCTGGTGGCACGAACTCATGAAGGATGCCTCCGCGAATTGTCCGGCCGAACCGATGGATAGCGAAGCCCCGCTCTTCCTTCTCTACACGAGCGGTTCCACGGGAAAACCGAAAGGTGTCAAGCATACCACGGCGGGTTACAATTTGTATGCCAAGAAGACCATGGAGTGGGTCTTCGATATCCGCGATGAGGATGTCTACTGGTGCACGGCGGATATTGGGTGGATCACAGGACACACGTACATCGTCTATGGTCCTCTCTCCGCCGGGGCTACCATCGTCATGTATGAAGGTGCTCCAGACTGGCCAGGCTACGATCGCTGGTGGGACATCATCGAACGGTACAAAGTCAACATTCTCTACACGGCACCCACCGCGATCCGCACCTTCATCAAATGGGGCGATGAGCATGTGGAAAAGCACGACCTGTCCAGCCTGCGGCTGCTGGGAAGCGTCGGTGAAGGTATCAATCCGGAAGCCTGGATGTGGTACTACGAAAAGATCGGCGGTGGTCGTTGTCCGATCGTCGATACCTGGTGGCAGACCGAGACCGGCGGGATCATGATCTCTCCGCTGCCGGGTTGCACTCCTCTGAAGCCGGGCAGCGCGACATTCCCATTACCGGGTGTGGTGCCGGAGGTCGTCGGTGAGGACGGCAAGCCGGTACCTGTGGGTGTCGGCGGCTGGCTTGTCATCACGCAACCCTGGCCGGGAATGCTCCGCGGTATTTGGGGTGACGACGAACGCTACAAGCGGCAATACTGGTCCGATGTGCCCCACAAGTATCTCGCCGGGGATAACGCACGGATCGACGAGGACGGCTACATCTGGATCATGGGCCGGATCGACGATGTACTCAACGTCTCCGGGCACCGTTTGAGCACGATCGAAGTCGAAAGTGCTCTCGTCAGCCATCCTGCCGTAGCCGAGGCAGCAGCCGTCGGCCGTCCGCACGAAATCAAAGGCGAGGCCATCTGTGCGTTCGTAACCCTTGCTGAAGGGTATGAGCCCTCCGACGCCCTGCGTCAGGAATTGAAGAATCACGTGCGGCAGCAAATCGGGGCGCTGGCCGTTCCCGACGATATCCGCTTCACAACGGCTCTCCCCAAGACGCGAAGCGGCAAGATCATGCGCCGCCTGCTGCGGGACATCGCCGCGGGTCGCGAGACCGTGGGCGACACCAGCACGCTGGAAGATTACAGCGTCCTCGCCCGACTGCGGGCCGGCGAAGAATAA
- a CDS encoding sugar phosphate isomerase/epimerase family protein produces MATGVHPQVILSGFADEAAINKTAIEQFVAFAALGLSYYSIRFIDVGQGVKNVMKLTPDEVKLVCQLQKDYGLQVSSLGSPIGKIKLKDVEDGTKNVYIPFDKYLQEDVRRACELAQTFGTKLIRGFSFYHPKGEDPRPYLSEVIDRLGRIADVCRDAGLIFGLEVEANLVGQNGYLLAEIYQKLQHPSLVLVFDGANLVVQGYTAAEIYDQYLAMKPGLGWMHIKDYRRPQRDAKGGHVDEDMLKNFVPVHLGDSGHEVILRDFASYIPELETRLRAFGVPGVFLDLEPHVKGGGQFGGFSGPDGMGVALRSLCRLLDYVGIGYHLRDFEDIRAARGF; encoded by the coding sequence ATGGCAACGGGCGTGCATCCCCAGGTGATTCTTTCCGGGTTTGCCGATGAGGCGGCGATCAACAAGACTGCCATCGAGCAATTTGTCGCGTTCGCAGCTCTCGGGTTGTCTTATTACAGCATTCGTTTCATCGATGTGGGGCAGGGCGTGAAGAACGTCATGAAGCTGACGCCCGATGAGGTTAAGCTGGTGTGTCAACTGCAAAAGGATTACGGGCTGCAGGTGTCCTCGCTCGGCTCTCCCATCGGCAAGATCAAGCTGAAGGATGTGGAGGATGGAACGAAAAACGTCTACATCCCGTTTGACAAGTATCTGCAGGAAGATGTCCGCCGGGCATGCGAACTGGCCCAAACCTTCGGGACAAAGCTCATCCGCGGCTTTTCTTTCTACCATCCCAAAGGCGAGGATCCCAGACCCTACCTCAGTGAAGTCATCGATCGATTGGGCCGGATTGCCGACGTGTGTCGCGACGCCGGGCTGATTTTTGGCCTGGAGGTCGAGGCCAATCTGGTCGGCCAAAATGGGTATCTGCTTGCGGAAATCTATCAGAAGTTGCAGCACCCCTCGCTGGTTCTCGTTTTTGATGGGGCCAATCTTGTGGTGCAGGGATACACGGCCGCGGAGATCTACGATCAGTACCTGGCCATGAAGCCGGGTCTCGGATGGATGCACATCAAGGACTATCGGCGTCCCCAACGCGACGCCAAAGGGGGACACGTGGACGAGGACATGCTCAAAAACTTCGTTCCCGTTCACCTGGGCGATAGCGGTCATGAGGTCATTCTGCGAGATTTCGCTTCCTACATCCCCGAGCTGGAGACGCGGCTTCGCGCGTTCGGTGTTCCGGGGGTCTTCCTGGATTTGGAGCCGCACGTGAAAGGGGGCGGCCAGTTCGGTGGATTCAGTGGACCAGATGGCATGGGCGTCGCCTTGCGAAGTCTCTGCCGACTTCTCGACTATGTAGGAATCGGCTACCACCTCCGCGATTTCGAGGACATTCGGGCCGCAAGAGGATTCTGA